Part of the Dehalococcoidia bacterium genome is shown below.
TTCTTGTTGCGATATGGGAACGAGGCTTCCTTCATCTTCTCCCCCAATATGCCAGAATTCGGCCTTTTTGCCTTTCGCTTGTAAGATTTTGCCAGCTTCAGCATATTCATAGATTCCCTTCTCTTGTATAAGCCTGGAAGCCATGAGCACAACGAGGTTTTTTGATTCTTTAGCTGGTGGCCCCGGCTGGAATTTTTCAGTGTTGACACCACCGCCGAGGATCACTGAAGAACTCTTTTGGTCAGTAAGGTTTAATTTGATGAGGTGCTCCTGATCATCAGGGTTATGAAAAATTGTGTGAGAGTTTTTATTTTTTAAGAAGCGCCCCAGTACCAGTGAAAGAAATGGTCGAAATTGTTTTGAAAGCCGAGTATCTGTAAACGGAAAGGAAACACCGGTAAAAGTACTTATGTATTTCGGATGATTTGATAAGCGGGCTGCTATGGGCCCATACAGGATTGGTTTTATTGTGAAATGTTGGACTATGTCGGGCTTCTCCCTGCGGTAAATTCCAGCGAGACTCAAAATCGCTTTTAATTCACTGAATGGATTGAGGCTTCTTCTTGATAGATTCCAATTTATGCAGCGAAAGCCTTCGTTTATAAGTTGATCTGCGTATTTAGTAAATGGAGAAACCAACACGACCTCATGGCCGTCTTTTTGCAACGCTCGTGCCAGAGGGAGCCTGTGTAAGTAATGCCCAGTGTCTTCATTAGTTACCAGCATTATTTTAGGCATTAGGCTGAACCTGAGATTCTTGTAGTGGCATTGAAGCGAAAGAGTTTGATTCGATTGCTCGTAACCATAATTCCAGGTTCATCAAAACCCAGAGCTTTCGCCCCATTGGTTTCCCTTTTTGATGATCTCGATAAAGTTGAGTTATTTTTTGGGAGCTCAGAAATTGAGATGCGCGTGAATCTTGAGCTAACAAAGTATCCTGAATGATTGAAGATAGTTCGTTTCGAAACCATTTATCTATGGGTGGGTCAAATCCTTTTTTAGGCATTTGCATCAATTTACTCGGCAACAAATCTTTGAATGTTTCACGCAGCAAAATTTTAGTTTTTCTACCCTTTAGCTTATAGCTCTCAGGTAGAGTGGCGACATATTCAACTAATGCTGTATCTAGGAATGGGGACCTTGCTTCCAAGCCAACTGCCATACTCATGCGATCTGCTTTGACTAGAAGTGCGTCAGGAAGCACTGTTTCATAATGGGCTTGCATAATTTCGTGAAGGGGAGAATTGCGAGCGGCTCGTTTTCTAGCCTCTGTCTCCGATGTGAATAATGATTCTTCGCTAGAGTAGGCACGCAGTTCTTTGGATACCAGTTCTTCAATTTCATGTACTGAGAATATGCTAGAAAAATTAAGATAGCGTTGCCACGCGTCATAGCTTGAATTTTCCATGAATTTTTTCAAATTCTGAAATTTTGTATTCGATGGATATATTTTTGATAAAGCACTTGGTACCCAATTAAGTAATTTGGGTATCGGAAGTTGGTATAACGAACCTGCAAAACGGTTGTAACCTGCGAAGCTTTCATCGCCTCCGTCTCCATTCAATACAACGGTGACATGCTCTTTTGCTGCTTGCGACACAAGATAACTTGGAATTGCAGATTCGTCCCCATACGGCTGATCATGATGCCACAGGATTGTTTCTATGAGTTTTTCTACATTTGAATCAACGGAGATTTCAGTATGTGAAGTTCCGTACATTTCGACGGTCATTTTTGCCGCAGATCGTTCATCAAAATCAGCTTCATTGAATCCGACGGTGAACGTTTTTAAGGGCGTATCCAACGATTGTGAAGCAAGAGCGACTATGATTGCAGAATCTAATCCTCCGCTGAGTAACGCGCCCAATGGTGCATCACTGACTAACCTTTTAGCTACGGCTTTATTTAATAAATGGTAAGTTTTTTCCTGTGCTTGCTTGAATGAATCGACTGCATCTAAAGGTGCTCCGAACGTGGGGGTCCAGTAATTTTCAGGTTCATGGATACCATCCTTGTCAAAGACCATGAAGGATCCTGGAGGGACTTGTAAAATACCCTCATACATAGTCTCCGGCCAAGGGACGAACCCGTGCAGCAATAGGTCAGGTATATTCTGAAAGGCTATTTGCTGAGTAACCCATGGACACGCCAGCAACGTTTTGATTTCGGAACCAAAAGTTAAATATCTGTTGTTGAAATTGT
Proteins encoded:
- a CDS encoding glycosyltransferase family 4 protein — protein: MPKIMLVTNEDTGHYLHRLPLARALQKDGHEVVLVSPFTKYADQLINEGFRCINWNLSRRSLNPFSELKAILSLAGIYRREKPDIVQHFTIKPILYGPIAARLSNHPKYISTFTGVSFPFTDTRLSKQFRPFLSLVLGRFLKNKNSHTIFHNPDDQEHLIKLNLTDQKSSSVILGGGVNTEKFQPGPPAKESKNLVVLMASRLIQEKGIYEYAEAGKILQAKGKKAEFWHIGGEDEGSLVPISQQEKSTYEHSINFKGHIDDMPSILSQVDIVVLPSYHEGLPRFLLESASAGLPIVTTNVGGCKYVTKDGINGFLVPVKDINLLASSIETLIDDAALRKKMGQESRRIAIEEFEETFITGQYLKVFENLLA
- the asnB gene encoding asparagine synthase (glutamine-hydrolyzing) encodes the protein MCGICGFIDLHGEPSQPEVASQMITLLKHRGPEGTGSITKHGENRPTVFLGHTRLRVIDLSENGDQPMPNQNSTIWVSLNGEIYNYRELRLDLELKGYKFRSQSDTEVLVHAYEQFGDGVVNYLDGMFAFSIWDENKEKLLLARDRSGKKPLYYNFNNRYLTFGSEIKTLLACPWVTQQIAFQNIPDLLLHGFVPWPETMYEGILQVPPGSFMVFDKDGIHEPENYWTPTFGAPLDAVDSFKQAQEKTYHLLNKAVAKRLVSDAPLGALLSGGLDSAIIVALASQSLDTPLKTFTVGFNEADFDERSAAKMTVEMYGTSHTEISVDSNVEKLIETILWHHDQPYGDESAIPSYLVSQAAKEHVTVVLNGDGGDESFAGYNRFAGSLYQLPIPKLLNWVPSALSKIYPSNTKFQNLKKFMENSSYDAWQRYLNFSSIFSVHEIEELVSKELRAYSSEESLFTSETEARKRAARNSPLHEIMQAHYETVLPDALLVKADRMSMAVGLEARSPFLDTALVEYVATLPESYKLKGRKTKILLRETFKDLLPSKLMQMPKKGFDPPIDKWFRNELSSIIQDTLLAQDSRASQFLSSQKITQLYRDHQKGKPMGRKLWVLMNLELWLRAIESNSFASMPLQESQVQPNA